The window TCGAAACCGAAATCAAGCGACTGGCCCAAGACATTTCCAAGACCGTCACGACGCCTGCCCCGTTCAAAGCCGGCAGTTACAAAGAATGCCGTCGTGATTTCAGTTTGGTCGCCACGCTCTTCGCGGTAGCGGCCGAGTTCGATGGCGACGTCCGCTGGAAAGACTCCGCCGCCGTGCTGCGCGATTCTTTCGCCAGGGCTGGCCACAACTGCAAAGTTGGCACCGACCAATCGTTCCAAGAAGCCACGCAGCGAAAGCAGGATCTTGCCGACCTAATTGCCGGCAACCGACCCGCCACCAGCGGCACAGCGGGAAAAGTCGATTGGCCGCAAGTCGCCGATCGCTCGCCGCTCATGCAACGACTTGAAATTGCCCAAAAGGATCGACTCGCCAAATGGCTCGTCAGCAAGCAAGACTTCACCGCGCACCGCGACGACATGAAGCACGAGTCCCAACTCATGGCCACACTCGCCGACGTCATTACTCGCGAGGGCTATGAGTTCTGGGATGATGATACCTACACCAATTACGCTCGTGAGCTTAAGCAAAGTGGCCTCGACC is drawn from Pirellulales bacterium and contains these coding sequences:
- a CDS encoding cytochrome c, with translation MLLLRGYLAAETTPAAQTGPDRHAVPNLNSAAIKRSPAKPATPRKRARPPKWPADVLDTFFPDAREKLVGPRPDYTQAAPVKSDTPTASSDENTSSVKGGGWSKLIDAETIETEIKRLAQDISKTVTTPAPFKAGSYKECRRDFSLVATLFAVAAEFDGDVRWKDSAAVLRDSFARAGHNCKVGTDQSFQEATQRKQDLADLIAGNRPATSGTAGKVDWPQVADRSPLMQRLEIAQKDRLAKWLVSKQDFTAHRDDMKHESQLMATLADVITREGYEFWDDDTYTNYARELKQSGLDLAAAIDLDNYDHARAALTKATTSCTDCHEGYRQ